The Terriglobus tenax genome contains a region encoding:
- a CDS encoding alpha/beta hydrolase has product MIRRLALLLASISFIAAAQENPAARITGNHAITEAGGTVRMQRVIPLPKSLSPEAKAWLSRPLTEDGNVPQTIEQRRSGLDASQARHRDELLKLFPVTVKDSAIAEVPVREVVPVTLKHKDRVLICLHGGGYNADSGSYSESIPVAGLTGVRVVSVLYRLAPEHPFPAGVDDVIAVYKELLKNYKPSRIGIFGSSAGAGLTLQAAVKIKQLKLPMPAALGPFSATASMAEGGDSRSLYNTDGLRGYVPVPDGTQNAEYVGTTDRHDPVLSPIYADLRNMPPTLFITSERDLLLSDTSSLSRAFLKAGNRSQLIVFEGLPHCFWNNNSLPESREAWGYMADFFDRELGH; this is encoded by the coding sequence ATGATCCGTCGTCTCGCTCTGCTCCTCGCATCCATCAGCTTCATCGCTGCAGCCCAGGAAAATCCCGCCGCCAGAATTACCGGGAACCACGCAATCACGGAAGCCGGCGGCACGGTGCGCATGCAGCGTGTCATCCCACTGCCAAAAAGCTTGAGCCCGGAAGCCAAAGCATGGCTCAGCCGCCCGCTGACGGAGGATGGCAACGTCCCGCAGACCATCGAGCAGCGGCGCTCCGGTCTGGACGCTTCGCAGGCACGTCATCGTGATGAACTGCTGAAGCTTTTCCCCGTCACCGTGAAAGACAGCGCCATCGCAGAAGTCCCGGTGCGCGAGGTTGTGCCCGTCACCCTGAAGCACAAGGACCGCGTACTCATCTGCCTGCATGGCGGTGGTTACAACGCCGATTCAGGTTCATACTCGGAGTCGATTCCCGTCGCCGGCCTGACCGGCGTCCGCGTGGTGAGCGTGTTGTACCGGCTGGCTCCGGAGCATCCGTTCCCTGCCGGCGTGGACGATGTCATCGCCGTCTACAAGGAACTGCTCAAAAACTACAAGCCGAGCCGCATCGGGATCTTCGGCAGCAGTGCCGGCGCAGGGCTTACGCTGCAGGCTGCCGTGAAGATAAAGCAGTTGAAGCTGCCGATGCCCGCAGCCCTGGGACCGTTCTCCGCCACGGCGAGCATGGCCGAGGGAGGCGATTCGCGATCGCTGTACAACACCGACGGCCTGCGCGGGTATGTCCCGGTTCCGGATGGCACCCAAAATGCCGAATATGTCGGGACGACAGACCGGCACGATCCGGTGTTGTCGCCCATCTATGCCGACCTGCGCAACATGCCGCCGACGCTGTTTATCACCAGCGAGCGCGACCTTCTGTTGAGTGATACCAGTTCCCTGAGCCGTGCGTTCCTGAAAGCGGGAAACCGGTCGCAACTGATTGTCTTTGAAGGCTTGCCGCACTGTTTCTGGAATAACAACTCCTTACCGGAATCGCGCGAGGCGTGGGGCTACATGGCAGACTTCTTTGACCGGGAGTTGGGGCACTGA
- a CDS encoding acetamidase/formamidase family protein encodes MKRVAMLCLLTAATGVLAQDKGLTGKWTATVDFFGAPLYWQMELKQEGEKLTVDFSGDKGDGTYTGGKLYFLAKDTVGGSEELTATVVDGKIVGNVIWKSGGDPDHKPYVRKFTAERNPERPTGQPKTHEFEPTVFRKQFSALYDPVLRINPGDTIHTWTVDAGGSDARGLERSLGGNPQTGPFYVVSAMPGDTLVVHINKLKLNRDYAISGDGIVPRGMDGELATKMKDAGKGVRWHLDLERGLASPENPGEHMKNYTVPVRPMLGCIAVATRPSNAAPGTGDDGYYGGNMDFNEITEGATVYLPIQVPGALLYFGDAHAVQGDGETTGDALETSMDVTLTVDIIPGKHPPEPRIENATHIMAMGENGSVDEALKEATANMAGWLMDEYKLTPSEVGMVFGTAAEYRISEIADRNAGVVLKISKERLKGLTKEPAK; translated from the coding sequence ATGAAGCGTGTTGCGATGTTGTGTCTGCTGACGGCGGCAACCGGAGTTTTGGCTCAGGACAAAGGGCTGACGGGCAAGTGGACCGCGACCGTGGACTTCTTCGGAGCTCCGCTTTACTGGCAGATGGAACTGAAGCAGGAGGGCGAGAAGCTGACCGTCGACTTTTCAGGAGACAAGGGAGATGGTACCTATACCGGCGGCAAGCTTTACTTCCTCGCCAAGGACACGGTCGGCGGATCGGAAGAGCTGACGGCAACCGTCGTGGACGGAAAGATCGTAGGCAATGTGATCTGGAAGAGTGGCGGCGACCCGGACCACAAGCCCTATGTGCGCAAATTCACCGCCGAGCGCAATCCCGAGCGACCCACCGGACAGCCGAAAACGCATGAGTTCGAACCCACGGTCTTTCGCAAACAATTTTCCGCTCTTTACGATCCGGTGCTGCGCATCAACCCCGGAGACACGATCCACACCTGGACGGTGGATGCAGGCGGTAGTGATGCCAGGGGCCTAGAGCGCTCGCTCGGAGGCAATCCGCAGACTGGCCCTTTCTACGTGGTCAGTGCCATGCCTGGAGACACTCTGGTCGTTCACATCAACAAGCTGAAGCTCAACCGCGATTACGCCATCAGCGGCGACGGCATCGTGCCCCGCGGCATGGATGGTGAACTAGCCACCAAAATGAAGGACGCGGGCAAAGGCGTGCGCTGGCACCTGGATTTAGAGCGCGGCCTGGCCTCGCCGGAAAATCCCGGTGAGCACATGAAGAACTACACCGTTCCCGTGCGTCCCATGCTGGGCTGCATCGCCGTCGCCACCCGGCCGTCGAACGCAGCTCCAGGTACCGGCGATGACGGCTACTACGGCGGCAACATGGATTTCAACGAGATCACGGAGGGCGCCACGGTCTACCTCCCGATCCAGGTGCCGGGGGCTCTGCTCTACTTCGGCGATGCACATGCCGTGCAGGGCGACGGCGAAACCACCGGCGACGCGCTGGAGACCTCCATGGATGTAACCCTGACCGTGGACATCATTCCCGGCAAGCATCCCCCGGAACCTCGTATCGAAAACGCGACCCACATCATGGCCATGGGGGAAAACGGCTCCGTGGACGAAGCTCTGAAGGAAGCCACGGCCAATATGGCCGGCTGGCTGATGGACGAGTACAAACTCACACCCAGCGAAGTCGGCATGGTCTTCGGCACCGCCGCCGAGTATCGCATCAGCGAAATCGCTGACCGCAACGCGGGTGTCGTCCTCAAGATCAGCAAAGAACGCCTGAAAGGACTCACAAAAGAACCGGCAAAATAA
- a CDS encoding APC family permease: MGSMIGSGIFIVAADIARGTGSPALLIGAWLVTAVMTIIGALSYGELAAMMPKAGGQYIYLREAIGPLWGFLYGWTLFLVIQTGTIAAVGVAFGKFLGVFFPSIAADHWLIHIAHVPPIPVGPMVLGNMDIGLSTANLTAILIITLLTALNSMGVRLGALIQNIFTSAKIFALAAVVLFGLLARNATAIAANFSNGNFWKGAGWNDLHAVQQGASGPTVLIGLVTVLAVVQVGSLFSADAWNNVTFTAGEVRNPKRNLPLSLVLGTGTVLLLYILCNFIYLAVLPLHGDPQGTTIMARGIQYASQDRVATAVMEQAFSGYGSRIMALAILISTFGCANGMLLSGARVYYAMSQDGLFFKAVGKLSPKTNTPTVSLWVQWFWTCLLCLSGSYGQLLDYVIFAALVFYILTIAGIFILRKKQPDTPRPYKAIGYPVLPAVYIAMAAWVSYVLLRYKPQYTWPGLILVLLGVPVYMVWKRQAAEA, encoded by the coding sequence ATGGGCTCCATGATCGGCTCCGGCATCTTCATCGTAGCTGCGGATATTGCACGCGGCACGGGCTCGCCCGCGCTTCTGATCGGCGCGTGGCTGGTGACGGCGGTGATGACCATCATTGGTGCGCTGAGCTATGGCGAGCTTGCCGCCATGATGCCCAAAGCCGGCGGCCAGTACATCTACCTGCGTGAGGCCATTGGCCCGCTGTGGGGCTTTCTGTATGGATGGACGCTCTTCCTGGTTATCCAGACCGGAACCATCGCGGCCGTCGGCGTCGCCTTTGGCAAGTTCCTTGGCGTCTTCTTCCCATCGATTGCTGCCGACCACTGGCTGATCCACATTGCCCATGTTCCGCCGATTCCTGTTGGCCCCATGGTGCTGGGCAACATGGATATCGGCCTGTCGACGGCAAACCTGACAGCGATCCTGATCATCACGCTGCTGACCGCTCTGAACTCGATGGGCGTGCGGCTGGGCGCGCTGATCCAGAACATCTTTACCTCGGCCAAGATCTTTGCGCTGGCCGCAGTGGTGCTGTTTGGCCTGCTGGCGCGCAATGCCACGGCGATTGCGGCGAACTTCTCCAACGGCAACTTCTGGAAGGGCGCAGGCTGGAATGATCTGCATGCCGTGCAACAGGGGGCGTCAGGCCCCACGGTACTGATTGGCCTGGTAACGGTGCTGGCGGTGGTGCAGGTGGGCTCGCTGTTCTCGGCCGATGCGTGGAACAACGTGACTTTTACGGCAGGTGAGGTCCGCAACCCGAAGCGCAACCTGCCGCTGTCGCTGGTACTTGGTACCGGGACGGTGCTGCTGCTCTACATCCTTTGCAACTTCATCTACCTGGCGGTGCTGCCGCTGCATGGCGATCCGCAGGGAACGACGATCATGGCCCGCGGCATTCAGTACGCCAGCCAGGACCGCGTCGCGACGGCGGTGATGGAGCAGGCGTTCTCTGGCTACGGTTCGCGGATTATGGCGCTGGCCATCCTGATCTCGACGTTTGGATGCGCGAACGGCATGCTGCTCTCCGGAGCGCGGGTGTACTACGCGATGAGCCAGGATGGGTTGTTCTTCAAGGCAGTCGGTAAGCTATCGCCGAAGACCAACACTCCGACGGTTTCTCTGTGGGTGCAGTGGTTCTGGACCTGCCTGCTTTGCCTTTCGGGCAGCTATGGGCAGTTGCTGGATTATGTGATTTTTGCGGCGCTGGTTTTCTACATCCTGACGATCGCGGGCATCTTTATCCTGCGCAAGAAGCAGCCGGATACGCCGCGCCCGTACAAGGCGATTGGATACCCGGTGCTGCCAGCGGTCTATATCGCGATGGCCGCGTGGGTGAGCTATGTGCTGTTGCGCTATAAGCCGCAGTACACGTGGCCGGGGCTGATCCTGGTGCTGCTGGGCGTGCCGGTGTACATGGTGTGGAAGCGGCAGGCAGCCGAGGCGTAA